The genomic segment TCTCACCATTCAGTGGCTCTCCACGTGGCTGTTCTCAAGCCATGCTTTGGCTTAGCTTTTAGAAGGCTTAAGGGGGCataaagacaaaattaataaTCCCCCTgtaaatttccttaaaataactATTGTgaacaaatacatgtatattttccttccttcttgtctGTGTTCACTctggtgtgtacacacacgcacattaTGGTGAGACTTTGCCTTCTGTTTCCAAAATGGGCAGAGAGCCTACCTGTACTTCaacttgcttttttgttgttatttaattCAACATTGTATCATTCCTAGATTTTCTCCAGGTGGATATGAATAGATCGTaacacattgtttaaaaaaacaaaaaagtactgTTCCATAGCATGAACGTGTCATAATTTACGGGCGCCTTTTCTATAGACAgacattcaaatattttgcaGATTTTAGCCAAGTAGCAGCAGTTTAAATTTAGCATTTAGCTAGATTGAGTTTAACCGCTTtgcaaaataattgttttacCAAGGTCACTCCAACAGCTAATGGGAAGATCCCTGAAGTGCCCATAATTCAGCTGTGAGCTGGGCACTCACTCTCCGTGCCCACATAACACTTTGGTCCCTAGCAGtatggtggggggcagggcagtgtGCAGCAGGGGGAACAACAAAGAGATGGGATTGACCCTCTAGGGACGGCTTGTTGCTGCAATCactaattcaacaaatgttggttCAGGATCAGCTTGATGCCAGGTGCTATCTTCAGTGCTAGGAGTGCAGAGATAACTGAGACCTGGTCCTCGCCCCCCTGGGAGCTCACTGTGAAGTAGactgtgcccccaccccatcaATACTTGATGGAGAATGTCGGGAGTGGAGCCTTGAGTATCATTTCTGGAGCACTTAGTATTGGTGATCACCTTGCAGATACACCACAATTTGTATGcgccagtaaaaaaaaaaaagcagtagtaTGACCAAAGGTAAAGTAAGTGGTATAATAGCAGTCGAGAGGGAGGGGCTCAAGGAGAGGAAACTTCCATGGACTGTGAGTCAGAAGTCTCCAGAAGAAGGTGGCATTTAAGGAGAACTCGAAGGAAAGGGTGAGAGTTGTAACGGGGCCAGTAGAGAGACCATCAGGCCCACTGGATTGGAATGTAGGGGTACAAAGATCAAGGCTTTGTGGCAGCCTCATGAGAAGTAATTAGGGGCTGGAGCTGGAAAAAGACACATTTATGAGAAACTATGGGGTGGGGGTAGACAAGATAGCGCTTAGCAACTACCCTAGTAGATGTGGGAGGCGAGGAAGGCAGGCAGCAAAGCTGGCTCAGGTTTCTACCCCTAATAACCGCGAGGAGAACAATGCTGTCAACAGTCGTAGGAATAGCAGAAGGGGCTGGGTTGAGGAAAAAGGTTAATCTGGTTCAGAATATGTGGTGTTTGAGGTAGGGCAGGGTGGACAGACTGTCTAGGCATTTGGAAATTCAAATCTTAGCTTTACAAGGTGGTGGCTGTGGGTAATAGATTGGAACACTGTTTCTTAAGAGGGCTAATTTAGGTTGGGGGGGTGAAATCAacctgggggaggaagaagaggcccttaGACAAAATCTTGGGGACTGATTATACCTAAGGGTAGAAGAAAGGGACacggagagacagaggaagagaaggggcaggAGACCGTGGGAGGGGCGTTGGTAAAGAAGAGTCTCCATCCACAGGGAGCCAGTGCGTGTTTGTGAAACGGGACACGGAATCCACATTCAGGAGGAGGAGGTTACACTGCCCGTGCCCTCCTCCCGCACCCGTGGAAGCCTCGGTGTGGGAAGAGAGGCAGGGCccttggggagaggagggaacTGGCCGTGAGCCCCAGGCTGATTGAGGACGTGTGTGGGGCCAGAATGAGGAAGCCTTGGGAGCCGCCGACCCACAGCCACGGCGGCCACTTGTGCACCGGCCCCACGGGAGCCCGGGGCGGAAGCTGTAGACACACAGGGAAGTCGCCACCGGAAAAGAGCAGGACTCGGCAAACTCAGCCCCCAGACCCAGGGTTGCCCATGTCGTCTGCAGCTGCCTTAGAGGCCCAGCTGGTCCTTTCCTGGGAGAGCGTTTGCGGGTTTGAGGAGCGGGGGTGGCCCCAGCTAGAGTGACAGGGAGATTGAGTGAGGAGTGGACAGGCCACTCAGGTGGCGGCCATTAAGGCACCCCAGAGCGAGGGTGCCGTGAGCATGACGAGCCACGTGCTGAAAATCCCCTGGTGCTGATGGGCTGTGGGGGAGAGAAGGCTAGTTATTGAAGGCAGGGCATAGCTGCCCACAGGTCACTGGGGCTCTCAGGGCGCTCAGGCAGGGGAGGGACGAGCGGGAGGAAACATCGTTGCTAGATGTTGCCCCCCAGGTCCCTTAAATAcctcctgtcccctctcccaTCCGGTGGACAGCACCTGGGACAGAGGATGAGCTGGCCCGTGTGGGTAGGGGACACGGGTGTGCAGTGTTCTGGGAGGTGTGACAGTTCGGGGCAGCCTGTGTCCTGGGGGACAGGATTCTGAAGGACAGGAGGCAGAAGCAGCTGTGGGGAGGCAGCACAGGGACTTGGGGGGGTGGGACTGAGGTGTCCAGGAATGGGCCCCGCCGGCGCCACACGTccgggggagcctgggtggtgcggGCAGAAGTGCCCAGTGTCTCTTCCAAACCTGAGCACCACACTGAAGTGTGAGGACAGTGTGTCCTTCCTTTCCTAAGGAAACCATCCGGCCCCCCCAAAACCAAATTCTGGGCCTCCCGGGGTGGCAGCGGCGAGCAGATGAAGCTGTGAGGTCCCCAGGTGGGAAGGTGCCCCCGTTGCCGCCTTGGAGGGCTGGGGCTCCAGGTCATCCAGCCCACGTGCGTTTTGTTCTTGCCATCCAAACGGTAGATCTGAGAGACTGGGGTCCTGCACaggccacttcttttttttttttaagatttttcatttatttgacagagagaaacagcgagagagggaacacaagcagggggagtgggagagggagaagcaggcttcccgcggagcagggaacctgcaCAGGCCACTtcttgatccctggactccacTGGCATTTTGAggttattctgtttttgttttaaaaacaaaataacaattatttctttgtctttatcttGAAAGGGTACTTACTTTAGAAAGTGGGAGGACTCATTCTCAACCCCCTAAAGTCCTGACAAAGGGGAGAGAATGCACTAGGGTGGTGGGAGAGGCCCTGCTGGGGCATCAGCGCCCCGTGTGCTCCTGGCGGCTCCGCGTGCAGTCTTCCGCTCCCTCACTCTTCCCTGTGGCAGCCCCCGGGCCGtactgggtggggggcaggccttgctgggtcacatgcccatctCTCGCTCGCCTCTCCACCCATCGGGAGGCAGgtgcggccccccccccccccggctcgcCGCCGAGGTCCTCATTCACTTTCTTTTCCGTCTCCTTCTGCAGGGGTGTTCGCTCAGCAGATACCACCCCCATCCGTTTCAAGGCTATGAGCACAGCAAGCTCAGACACCAACAGCCAGGGCCAGGATCTTATCCGAATCGTTTCCAGCTCCAGCAGATAGAGTTTCTCAAGGGGCTGCTCCCTGAAGCACCCCTAACTGGGAAGCAGACGCCATCACTGCCACCATTCGTCTCTGGACTTGGGCCGAGGTTTCCAGGACCACCTGCCAGGAGCAGGGAACTGGGGACTTGGGGTGGCCCCAGGGGCGTGCCTCCCAGAAGTCAGGTGCTCCAGAGAGGGTCCCCACGTCCTGCCCCACGCGGCAGGACTCTGCCGTGGAGAGGGGTCGACAGGCTGTCCTCCCATTTCCAGGAACTAGGTATCAGCCAGGGCCAGGAAGAGAGGGTCTTAGAGCTCTTCCTGCAGGAGCTCGGGGAAGGGAAGGCTGCCACGGCACATGATCTGGCCGGGAGGCTCAGAGTCCCGAAGAAGGAAGTCAATCGAGTTTTGTATTCTCTGGAGAAGAAGGGCCAGCTGCATCGGGAGGCAGGAACGCCCCCTCTGTGGAGGGTCGCTGCGCAGGCTGGGAACTTGCCCAGTCGAGTAGCCAGCGCCCCCAGCCGCGGCCAGGAAGCGCCTGCCTCACAGCCCACTTCGGAAATTGAAGACGGACGCTCCGAGTCTGGCTTGGAAGCTCCCACCGAGCCTTTTGACATGGCTGAGATCAAGGAGAAAGTCTGCGACTACCTGTTCAGCGTGTGCGGCGCCTCTGCCCTGAATGTGGCTAAGAATATCGGCCTCACCAGGGCCCGCGACGTGAACGCCGTGCTGATGGAGCTGGAAAGGCAGGGGGACGTGTACCGGCAGGGCACCACTCCCCCCGTGTGGTATCTGACCGACAAGAAGCGGGAGCGGGTCCGAATGAAGAGGAACGCAGACCTGGGCCCCGAGGCCGTCCCAGCTGCCGTCCCTGAGGCCGGAGGAGACGCGGTGCTCCCCTCCCGTCACCCGGCCATGCCGCACGCCTCGGACAGCGTGGCGGCTGCAGAAGTGCGGAACGGGCAGGAACCAGTCCTAAAGCTGGAAACCCAGCAGGGGGCCGCGCCAGAGCCGGTAAAACTGAAGCCACCTGCCCACGACAACGGCCCCTCGAGAACAGGGTATGTTGACTTTGAAAATGGCCAGTGGGCCACCGACGACATCCCGGACGACTTGAATAGCATCCACGCGGCACCAGGTGAGTTTCGCGCCATCATGGAGATGCCCTCCTTCTACAGCCACGGCTGGCCGCGGTGCTCGCCCTACAAGAAACTGACCGAGTGTCAGCTCAAGAACCCCATCAGCGGGCTGCTCGAGTACGCCCAGTTCGCCAGTCAGACCTGTGAGTTCAACCTGCTGGAGCAGAGCGGGCCGCCCCACGAGCCCCGGTAAGAGACCGCCCGGCCGGACCGCCCCCTCCAGAGCAGCCCCGCCCTCGTGGCGGCCCCGCCTCTGCCCTTTGGCTCTCGGCTCCTGGCTGCATCGCCCCTGTGGGCCCTCCCTCCCAGGCCGGAGCAGGAAATGCAGGCCCGCAGCAGCCGGAGTCCCCTGAGCAAGGGGGAGCCTGACGCTCTGGCTGGAAGGCAGCTCCTTTGGACTGGCCTCCGTGCCGCAGTGTCATGCCTGCCTCCGAAGGCCGGAGGTCCTGAAGCCTggactcccctcccccctcccgtgGGCGAGCTCACCAGGGAGGCGCGGGAGCAGGAGCAGGCCCCGGCCTCCTGCTCAGGTCCCGCCGGGAGGGGGTAGTGTCGGGGTCGGTGGCCCGCTTCTGGGGTCGCACACCTCCTATGTTCTTGCTGTGGTTCCGGAGCTGTGAATCAGAAAGTTCCAGACGGGTGGGCCCAGGTGGGGCTGCTGCCGGGGCAGGGACCGCGCAGCGCCCCCAGAgcaggcggggcgggggcggggcgagcTCCACTGCCCTTTACCTTAGCCCCGCGGGCTGGTCCCCAAGGCCATGGTCCCCGCTGCGACCCTCACTCCTCATGTCGACTGTCTTCGTGACAGGGAGGGCGTTCCCAGAGAGCTGttgagagggtgtgtgtgtccCAAAGCCGGCAGGGCCGGGACTGGTCCGTGTCTGGGACGGAGGCTGGGTGGCCGTCGTGCCCTCttttccctccccgccccccgaaCTGGGGGAGAGCAGTGGGTTTTGCAGTTAACCTTTCTTTGGACTCCAGCTTTAAGAAACGAAGACCCAGGAAATAAGAAATTTGACCTACCTTTCTAAATTGAAATCCCAGATTGAGCAAAGAGCCGAACAGATTTGAAAACTTGAGCGCAGGAGGTCCAAGCTAAGTCCGGAGGCCTGGAACAAAGGCTTTTTGGTTTTCTGCATCGCCAGGGAGACGCCTTTCATCTCGGGCTCCGGACACGTGGAGCTGTAGAGTGACCCAGACCCAGCCGTAGCGCGCTGGATCTCtgagggaggctggggacaggAGCAGGCCCCAGGAAGCGGCAGGTCCCCGATCCCTGTAGGCCGGTGGGAGTGTGAGGCTGTGCGGGAAGGAGCCTTCGCCGCCTTGAGGACCCGCCCTAGAGGTGGCCGGTCGGCCGCAGCTGCTTTAGAATGAAGGCCCTTGGTGGCCGCAGTGGTGGTTTTAGCTCCTCGTGTTTTGTACAGGCCCTCTCTTAACTCATTGTGAAGAGAGAGCGGGTCTCCCCTGAGCGGTGTTTGCTCTCATGAGCTCTGGGGAGAGTCGCTGGCTGCTTTGTTTCCGGAAGGTAGGGACTGAGGCTCCAAAGGGACAAGAGCCCCTCTGTGTGGCAGGAGGCTCCCGGGGGCAGggccctgtgggggggggggcagggacggCCGGCCCGCGCTCACACATCTACTCACTCTCCGTCAAGATTCAAATTCCAAGTCGTCATTGGTGGCCGAGAGTTCCCCCCAGCTGAAGCTggcagcaagaaggtggccaagCAGGACGCGGCCCTCAAAGCCATGACCATCCTGCTGGAGGAAGCGAAAGCCAAGGACAGCGGGAGACCGGAAGAACCGTACGATCCCACAGAGAAGGGGTCGGAGAAGGTAGGCATCCTGCCCCTGGGGGCCCCGTGCTCTGCTCAGGTCGCTGTAACAGCATCTAACCGACCCCTGCAGGCGGTCTGAGCGCCAACGGCCAAGTCCGTGGCTCAGAGGCCGCGCCCCCCTCCCGCCACTGCCCCCCTTGGCCAcgctcccctcccctcacacccAGCACCCCTGCTTGCCCGCCTCCCAGCCCAGCTGGAGTCACAGACCTCCAGGCCGGAAAGCGACCCCAAAGCTGGTCGAGTCCAAGCGCCGTTGTTGGCAGATGAGAAACGAGACCCAAACCGTCTCAGTAACATGCCCAGAAACTCCCTCAACCCTCTCCCTTTGGAACGTCAGCCCCTCACGTGTGGCTGAGCCGTCGCCGCTCCGCCGGGACGCGCCAGCCCGTGGTTGCTCAGCCATTTCTCTTGTCTCTCGTTTTCTCCAGATGGCAGAGTCCCAGCCCAGCACCCCTTCCGCAGCATCCTTGTTTTCTGGGAAGAACCCCGTCACGACCTTGCTTGAGTgtgtgcacaagctggggagcTCCTGTGAATTCCGCCTCCTGTCCAGAGAAGGCCCTGCCCATGACCCCAAGTACATCTCTTGTGTCATGTATCTCTGCTGAGGTTTTCCCCGGAGAGAGAGACATTCTCCTGCTTGCCTCCCGAGAGGCGGCCCATTACCCCACTGAGCAGTCCGCCTGTTTTCAGTACGGAAAGTGGGGAGCCGCGAGGCGTGCTCACTGCCGTGCGGCAGAGTCTGGGATTGGGATTCCAAGCGCGAAGTGGGGACCGAGCGCTAGGGAGACGCTCGGCCTGGCGGTTGCCGGTGGTGGGTCTGAAAGGTGTGGATCTGGGCGTACCCGAGGCTCCGCACCCCTACACGTTCCGGAGGGGGGCTCCCGGAGGAGGCACGGCCAGCTCGGTGCTCACATGCCGCTTAGGGTCAGCCAGGCTGAGAGAGGCCGGAGGCAGGAGGTGGGCCCAGGGCACCGACTCGTCGAGGCCGAGGGGCTGCGTGGCCAAGGCCCAGAGGCGATGTGTGCGAGGACCCGCCAGCTCATAGGGGACGGCCCGGCGGAGGGGGTCTCTGCCGTCGGTGCTGCTTTAACCCGGCTCTTCCCCTCTCCTGCCAGGTTCCAGTACTGTGTCGCCATGGGAGCCCACACTTTCCCCACTGCAAGCGCCCCCAGCAAGAAGGTGGCAAAGCAGATGGCTGCAGAGGAGGCCATGAAGGCTCTGCACGGAGAGGCCACCAGCTCGGCGCCTTCTGATACCCAGGTGGGCCGTCTTAGCGACCGCGCAGCTCAGCATTGCCCCTGCGTCCCTCAGAGTTTCCGTAGGTGCTTATGGTTCCTCTTTGTGTGGCCAATTCTCCTTCAGCCTGGGGGCACGAACACAGAATCCTTCGATAACCTGGAGTCTGGGATGCCCAACAAGGTCAGGAGGATTGGCGAGCTCGTCAGATACCTGAACACCAACCCTGTGGGCGGCCTGCTGGAGTATGCCCGCTCCCATGGCTTCGCGGCCGAGTTCAAGTTGGTCGACCAGTCCGGCCCTCCGCACGAGCCCAAGTGAGTGTCCCAGCCCCGCCACGGCCACACGCCCCGGGGCGGGGAGAGGAAGGGCTGCCGGGCGCGGGGACGGTGACAGGGCCGCGGGGACGGTGACCGGGCCGCGGGGCCACGGGGACGGGAGGAGTGGCCCCGCAGAAACAGATCCAGCCCTGGAAGACCCACAGTGGCCGTCTAGAGAGTACAGTCACTCCTACAGCAAGTATGctcctttttaattgtttttgattaacttaatttttaaaggaatacgTATGTGCATAGAAAATCATTCAGGCCAGTTTAAAAAGTATACGGGGAAAAGTCTCCTTTCTACCTCAGGCTGAtagtttccttccccagactTATACACTATTACTAGCTTCTTGAGTACTTCTAGAAATTTCCATGCATATATTagtacattttctttctgttttgctttttaaacaaaaataagtataaatccTGTCTTCTGTCCTCCACCTGTCTCCTTACCAGTAGTCTTAGAGGTCGTCACACGTCTCAGATGCACGCACCGGTCACACTCCATTCTGTAGCTACGTATTTCTATACGTtgtctgaatctttttttttttcttttttaacataagcTCTGCACCCAGGGTGGGACTTGTCATGAGcccgagaccaagagtcccacgctccatGGACTGAGCCGGCCGGGCGCCCCCCACAGCTGCATGTTCCATTGAATAGATGCTCACAATCTTAGAGTTTTATCGAGCAAGAGGTACAAAGGTCTTTCCTAAAACAGACGACCCCTGTACCCACCACCTAGTTTGGGAAAGAGAACGTTGCTCTTGAGGTTGTAGCCCCCACTTTGCGTTACTGATCTAATCAATTTGCCGCGACATCTGGGTCGGATGCGGTTGTGCTCCCAGAAGCGGTCCTCGTGCTGTGTCTGCTCTCAGGGGCAGGAGTGTCCAGGGCAGACATTTTCAGGAGGGGGATTTCTGGGCGATAGGTTACGTACAGTTtttaagggttttgttttttgtatagaTGATATAATTCcttaaaatgaaacacaagaatcTTGtcctcactcctccctcccccgtGGCCCAGCTCGCCCTTCCTCACGCCCCGACACGCCAACACGTGGTAACTTCATAGCCCCATGCCTCCTTCCGGAGCATCTTCATATAAACATGGGCCGAGCTGGTGTGTTTCTCCATTTGTTACGTGGACGTGGACGTGTGCACTGACACCTGGCTTGCCGTTCATACGTAACGGGAGCATCTTGGCAAGTCTTCCATATCCGGTCCTGCTCTTTGTTGTAAGGTGCTCCGTAGTTCCCCAGGGCACTGACTTGGGCTCCCCCCAGCCCCTAGTGACCAATACGTGGGTCATTTCCACACTCTGCTATTACAGTGCTGCTGTGAATGAGCTCTTTCTGTGCGTCTAAAATTTTGGTAAACGTTGCTGAATCTTCCTGCAGGGAGATTACAGCACTTGAT from the Halichoerus grypus chromosome 7, mHalGry1.hap1.1, whole genome shotgun sequence genome contains:
- the ADAR gene encoding double-stranded RNA-specific adenosine deaminase isoform X5; protein product: MDPRQGCSLSRYHPHPFQGYEHSKLRHQQPGPGSYPNRFQLQQIEFLKGLLPEAPLTGKQTPSLPPFVSGLGPRFPGPPARSRELGTWGGPRGVPPRSQVLQRGSPRPAPRGRTLPWRGVDRLSSHFQELGISQGQEERVLELFLQELGEGKAATAHDLAGRLRVPKKEVNRVLYSLEKKGQLHREAGTPPLWRVAAQAGNLPSRVASAPSRGQEAPASQPTSEIEDGRSESGLEAPTEPFDMAEIKEKVCDYLFSVCGASALNVAKNIGLTRARDVNAVLMELERQGDVYRQGTTPPVWYLTDKKRERVRMKRNADLGPEAVPAAVPEAGGDAVLPSRHPAMPHASDSVAAAEVRNGQEPVLKLETQQGAAPEPVKLKPPAHDNGPSRTGYVDFENGQWATDDIPDDLNSIHAAPGEFRAIMEMPSFYSHGWPRCSPYKKLTECQLKNPISGLLEYAQFASQTCEFNLLEQSGPPHEPRFKFQVVIGGREFPPAEAGSKKVAKQDAALKAMTILLEEAKAKDSGRPEEPYDPTEKGSEKMAESQPSTPSAASLFSGKNPVTTLLECVHKLGSSCEFRLLSREGPAHDPKFQYCVAMGAHTFPTASAPSKKVAKQMAAEEAMKALHGEATSSAPSDTQPGGTNTESFDNLESGMPNKVRRIGELVRYLNTNPVGGLLEYARSHGFAAEFKLVDQSGPPHEPKFVYQAKVGGRWFPAVCAHSKKQGKQEAADAALRVLIGENEKAERMGFTELPLTGSTFHDQIAMLSHRCFNALTNSFQPSLLGRKILAAVIMKKASDDLGVVVSLGTGNRCVKGDSLSLKGETVNDCHAEIISRRGFIRFLYSELMKYNPQTAKESIFEPAKGGEKLQIKKTVSFHLYISTAPCGDGALFDKSCSDRAVESSDSRHYPVFENPKQGKLRTKVENGEGTIPVESSDIVPTWDGIRLGERLRTMSCSDKILRWNVLGLQGALLTHFLQPVYLKSVTLGYLFSQGHLTRAICCRVTRDGSAFEDGLRPPFIVNHPKVGRVSVYDSKRQSGKTKETSVNWCLADGYDLEILDGTRGAVDGPRNELSRVSKKNIFLLFKKLCSFRYRRDLLRLSYGEAKKAAREYEIAKNYFKKSLRDMGYGNWISKPQEEKNFYLCPV
- the ADAR gene encoding double-stranded RNA-specific adenosine deaminase isoform X4, with translation MDPRQGCSLSRYHPHPFQGYEHSKLRHQQPGPGSYPNRFQLQQIEFLKGLLPEAPLTGKQTPSLPPFVSGLGPRFPGPPARSRELGTWGGPRGVPPRSQVLQRGSPRPAPRGRTLPWRGVDRLSSHFQELGISQGQEERVLELFLQELGEGKAATAHDLAGRLRVPKKEVNRVLYSLEKKGQLHREAGTPPLWRVAAQAGNLPSRVASAPSRGQEAPASQPTSEIEDGRSESGLEAPTEPFDMAEIKEKVCDYLFSVCGASALNVAKNIGLTRARDVNAVLMELERQGDVYRQGTTPPVWYLTDKKRERVRMKRNADLGPEAVPAAVPEAGGDAVLPSRHPAMPHASDSVAAAEVRNGQEPVLKLETQQGAAPEPVKLKPPAHDNGPSRTGYVDFENGQWATDDIPDDLNSIHAAPGEFRAIMEMPSFYSHGWPRCSPYKKLTECQLKNPISGLLEYAQFASQTCEFNLLEQSGPPHEPRFKFQVVIGGREFPPAEAGSKKVAKQDAALKAMTILLEEAKAKDSGRPEEPYDPTEKGSEKMAESQPSTPSAASLFSGKNPVTTLLECVHKLGSSCEFRLLSREGPAHDPKFQYCVAMGAHTFPTASAPSKKVAKQMAAEEAMKALHGEATSSAPSDTQPGGTNTESFDNLESGMPNKVRRIGELVRYLNTNPVGGLLEYARSHGFAAEFKLVDQSGPPHEPKFVYQAKVGGRWFPAVCAHSKKQGKQEAADAALRVLIGENEKAERMGFTEVTPVTGAGLRRTMLLLSRSPEAQPKTLPLTGSTFHDQIAMLSHRCFNALTNSFQPSLLGRKILAAVIMKKASDDLGVVVSLGTGNRCVKGDSLSLKGETVNDCHAEIISRRGFIRFLYSELMKYNPQTAKESIFEPAKGGEKLQIKKTVSFHLYISTAPCGDGALFDKSCSDRAVESSDSRHYPVFENPKQGKLRTKVENGEGTIPVESSDIVPTWDGIRLGERLRTMSCSDKILRWNVLGLQGALLTHFLQPVYLKSVTLGYLFSQGHLTRAICCRVTRDGSAFEDGLRPPFIVNHPKVGRVSVYDSKRQSGKTKETSVNWCLADGYDLEILDGTRGAVDGPRNELSRVSKKNIFLLFKKLCSFRYRRDLLRLSYGEAKKAAREYEIAKNYFKKSLRDMGYGNWISKPQEEKNFYLCPV
- the ADAR gene encoding double-stranded RNA-specific adenosine deaminase isoform X2; its protein translation is MAEIKEKVCDYLFSVCGASALNVAKNIGLTRARDVNAVLMELERQGDVYRQGTTPPVWYLTDKKRERVRMKRNADLGPEAVPAAVPEAGGDAVLPSRHPAMPHASDSVAAAEVRNGQEPVLKLETQQGAAPEPVKLKPPAHDNGPSRTGYVDFENGQWATDDIPDDLNSIHAAPGEFRAIMEMPSFYSHGWPRCSPYKKLTECQLKNPISGLLEYAQFASQTCEFNLLEQSGPPHEPRFKFQVVIGGREFPPAEAGSKKVAKQDAALKAMTILLEEAKAKDSGRPEEPYDPTEKGSEKMAESQPSTPSAASLFSGKNPVTTLLECVHKLGSSCEFRLLSREGPAHDPKFQYCVAMGAHTFPTASAPSKKVAKQMAAEEAMKALHGEATSSAPSDTQPGGTNTESFDNLESGMPNKVRRIGELVRYLNTNPVGGLLEYARSHGFAAEFKLVDQSGPPHEPKFVYQAKVGGRWFPAVCAHSKKQGKQEAADAALRVLIGENEKAERMGFTELPLTGSTFHDQIAMLSHRCFNALTNSFQPSLLGRKILAAVIMKKASDDLGVVVSLGTGNRCVKGDSLSLKGETVNDCHAEIISRRGFIRFLYSELMKYNPQTAKESIFEPAKGGEKLQIKKTVSFHLYISTAPCGDGALFDKSCSDRAVESSDSRHYPVFENPKQGKLRTKVENGEGTIPVESSDIVPTWDGIRLGERLRTMSCSDKILRWNVLGLQGALLTHFLQPVYLKSVTLGYLFSQGHLTRAICCRVTRDGSAFEDGLRPPFIVNHPKVGRVSVYDSKRQSGKTKETSVNWCLADGYDLEILDGTRGAVDGPRNELSRVSKKNIFLLFKKLCSFRYRRDLLRLSYGEAKKAAREYEIAKNYFKKSLRDMGYGNWISKPQEEKNFYLCPV